The following are encoded together in the Bradyrhizobium genosp. L genome:
- a CDS encoding alpha/beta hydrolase family protein yields MRILLALLLSFATAAHAEERGLLPGLIAAPMLLPVHLSGKDLTLDSYVVRPDRPGRFPLVIMTHGTPGGMDDAFFRNIARRSPTGFNTAALALAQRGYAVLAVMRRGFGLSGGGYAEDLPRPCDYLGGVRVGADDIVAAIAAVRGEPWVDPDRILLLGHSTGGLTMLAVAERNPAGVVGLLNFDGGYHSFTKSGEACGAERLVGTAAMLGRTARVPALWLYAENDPFYGPELARRMLAAYTASGAPARLQMLPPFGDNGHDLVIRAAAGIWLPAVEQFLAELKLPTAVTIELPEPAALAAPPGLSVDCAKLFAGYVAYRGDAKAFAVNDAGACAQAVGRTVTEARDGAIAQCQGGGAGAPCHVYAIGQHVGEN; encoded by the coding sequence ATGCGAATCCTGCTCGCGCTGCTGCTGTCGTTCGCCACCGCCGCGCATGCCGAGGAGCGAGGCCTCCTGCCCGGCCTGATCGCCGCGCCGATGCTGCTGCCGGTGCATCTGTCCGGCAAGGACCTGACGCTCGACAGCTATGTCGTGCGTCCCGATCGTCCCGGCCGGTTTCCGCTGGTGATCATGACGCACGGCACGCCCGGCGGAATGGACGACGCGTTCTTCCGCAACATCGCGCGGCGCAGTCCGACCGGCTTCAACACCGCGGCGCTCGCGCTGGCGCAGCGCGGCTATGCTGTGCTCGCCGTCATGCGCCGCGGCTTCGGCCTGTCGGGCGGCGGTTATGCCGAAGACCTGCCGAGGCCGTGCGACTATCTCGGCGGCGTGCGAGTCGGCGCCGACGACATCGTTGCGGCGATCGCGGCGGTTCGCGGCGAGCCGTGGGTCGATCCCGATCGCATCCTGCTGCTCGGCCACTCCACCGGCGGGCTGACCATGCTTGCGGTCGCGGAGCGCAATCCAGCGGGGGTCGTGGGCCTGCTCAATTTCGACGGCGGCTATCATTCGTTCACGAAATCGGGCGAGGCTTGCGGCGCAGAACGCCTGGTCGGCACCGCAGCGATGCTCGGCCGCACCGCGCGCGTGCCCGCGCTCTGGCTGTACGCCGAGAACGACCCGTTCTACGGTCCGGAGCTGGCGCGGCGGATGCTTGCGGCCTACACGGCCAGTGGCGCGCCGGCAAGATTGCAGATGCTGCCGCCGTTCGGCGACAACGGCCATGACCTCGTCATCCGAGCCGCAGCCGGCATCTGGCTTCCCGCGGTCGAGCAGTTCCTTGCCGAGCTGAAGCTGCCGACCGCGGTCACGATCGAGCTGCCGGAGCCCGCCGCGCTGGCAGCGCCGCCTGGCCTTTCAGTCGATTGCGCGAAGCTGTTCGCGGGCTACGTCGCCTATCGCGGTGATGCCAAAGCCTTTGCCGTCAACGACGCCGGTGCGTGCGCCCAGGCCGTCGGCCGCACGGTGACGGAAGCGCGCGATGGCGCCATCGCGCAATGCCAGGGCGGCGGCGCCGGCGCACCATGTCATGTCTATGCCATCGGCCAGCACGTTGGGGAGAATTGA
- a CDS encoding DUF4189 domain-containing protein: MLIGASRFVADNFVREAHAAGAFAVGKCGAYGQAYDYPAEASARAAALKQCKGDCTAVTMKRACAAFAIDMKNPCGAHGYAVAPRISSSLNAATRKCYEYGGKECVIRAWACDAKG; encoded by the coding sequence TTGCTGATCGGCGCCTCGCGTTTCGTTGCGGACAATTTCGTCAGGGAGGCCCACGCGGCCGGCGCGTTTGCGGTCGGCAAGTGCGGCGCCTATGGCCAGGCCTATGACTATCCGGCGGAAGCCTCCGCGCGCGCCGCCGCGCTGAAGCAGTGCAAGGGCGACTGCACGGCGGTGACCATGAAGCGCGCCTGCGCCGCGTTCGCGATCGACATGAAAAATCCCTGCGGTGCCCACGGCTATGCCGTGGCGCCAAGGATCTCGAGCTCGCTCAACGCCGCGACCAGGAAGTGCTACGAATATGGCGGCAAGGAATGCGTGATCCGCGCCTGGGCCTGCGACGCCAAGGGCTGA
- a CDS encoding NTP transferase domain-containing protein → MKFGPASPADAIGGVTVHTLRQGALVLKKGTTIGPDEVAALTRAGVKDVVVVRLEEGDISEDAAAASIAQAVAGEGVNVERAFTGRANLFAARPGVLVVDRAAVDRINGVDEAITFATLAAFKPVVEGEMIATVKLIPFGVEGRLRDAAVAAAGKDALRIAPYAIKKVGVVSTLLPGLSPKVIDKTLRVTAERLAPAGATIIAERRVPHDEAVLADAIKELLALGAELVIVFGASAIADRRDVIPAAISEIGGAIEHFGMPVDPGNLLLIGSAGGVPVLGAPGCARSPVENGFDWVLMRLLAGIKVTRSDLTGMGVGGLLMEIVTRPQPRTVPDTEGNRNVAAIVLAAGRSTRMGGPNKLLAELDGKKLVRAVAEQALASKASEVIVVTGHQADLVEQALTGLKVTFARNPDFAGGLASSVKSGISAVSDNADGAIVCLGDMPLISAHLIDRLIETFAPDRGHLIAVPVSEGRRGNPVLWSRRFFRELMTLDGDIGARHLIAKHAEAVAEVPVEGNSAFLDIDTPQALEAARRG, encoded by the coding sequence ATGAAATTCGGGCCCGCCAGTCCGGCCGACGCGATTGGCGGCGTCACCGTCCACACGCTGCGCCAGGGCGCGCTGGTGCTCAAGAAGGGCACCACGATCGGCCCTGACGAGGTTGCGGCGCTGACCAGGGCCGGCGTCAAGGACGTCGTGGTGGTGCGGCTCGAGGAGGGCGACATCTCCGAGGACGCCGCCGCCGCCAGCATCGCGCAAGCCGTGGCGGGCGAGGGCGTCAATGTCGAGCGCGCCTTCACCGGCCGCGCCAATCTGTTCGCTGCGCGTCCCGGCGTGCTGGTCGTGGACCGCGCCGCGGTCGACCGCATCAACGGCGTCGACGAGGCCATCACCTTCGCGACGCTCGCGGCGTTCAAGCCGGTGGTCGAAGGCGAGATGATCGCGACCGTCAAGCTGATCCCGTTCGGCGTCGAGGGCAGGTTGCGCGACGCGGCTGTCGCCGCCGCGGGAAAGGATGCGCTGCGCATCGCGCCCTATGCGATCAAGAAGGTCGGCGTGGTCTCGACCTTGCTGCCGGGCCTGTCGCCGAAGGTGATCGACAAGACGCTGCGCGTCACCGCGGAACGGCTGGCGCCGGCCGGCGCGACCATCATCGCGGAGCGGCGCGTGCCGCATGACGAGGCCGTGCTGGCCGACGCCATCAAGGAATTGCTCGCTCTGGGGGCCGAGCTCGTGATCGTGTTCGGGGCGTCGGCGATCGCCGACCGGCGCGACGTCATCCCGGCCGCGATATCGGAGATCGGCGGCGCCATCGAGCATTTCGGCATGCCGGTCGATCCCGGCAATCTCTTGCTGATCGGCAGCGCCGGCGGCGTGCCGGTGTTGGGCGCGCCGGGCTGCGCGCGCTCGCCGGTCGAGAACGGCTTCGACTGGGTGCTGATGCGACTCTTGGCCGGCATCAAGGTGACGCGATCGGATCTTACCGGCATGGGCGTCGGCGGCCTGCTGATGGAGATCGTAACGCGGCCGCAGCCGCGCACCGTCCCCGACACCGAGGGCAACCGCAACGTCGCGGCGATCGTGCTTGCTGCGGGACGTTCGACCCGGATGGGCGGCCCCAACAAGCTGCTCGCCGAGCTCGACGGCAAGAAGCTGGTGCGCGCCGTGGCCGAGCAGGCGCTGGCCTCGAAGGCCAGTGAAGTGATCGTCGTCACCGGCCATCAGGCCGATCTGGTCGAGCAGGCGCTGACGGGACTGAAGGTGACGTTCGCCCGCAATCCCGATTTCGCCGGCGGGCTCGCAAGCTCGGTGAAATCGGGAATTTCAGCCGTCTCCGACAACGCCGACGGCGCCATCGTCTGCCTCGGCGACATGCCGCTGATCTCGGCGCACCTGATCGACCGCCTGATCGAGACCTTCGCGCCCGACCGCGGCCACCTGATCGCGGTCCCCGTCAGCGAGGGCCGCCGCGGCAATCCGGTGCTGTGGTCGCGCCGCTTCTTCAGGGAATTGATGACGCTGGACGGCGACATCGGCGCCCGCCATCTGATCGCCAAGCATGCCGAGGCGGTGGCCGAAGTCCCGGTCGAAGGCAACAGCGCCTTCCTCGACATCGACACCCCGCAGGCGTTGGAAGCGGCAAGGCGGGGCTAG
- a CDS encoding XdhC family protein — translation MKLETLKELNAERAARRPVIIVTDTANGEQRLVKARDIAADPLRAELSKQLRMGKSGNVEAGGKKLFLNVYAPTAKLVIIGAVHISQALAPLARSLDYDVTVVDPRTAFASPERFPDVPLIAEWPDVALPPLNVDHYTAFVAVTHDPKIDDPALLHAFDRDCFYIGALGSRKTHAKRGERLRAQGAKDSDIGRIHAPIGLDIGAVSPAEIAVAIMAEITAQLRLPPKEKEEAA, via the coding sequence GTGAAGCTCGAAACCCTGAAAGAGCTGAATGCCGAACGGGCCGCGCGCCGCCCGGTCATCATCGTCACCGACACCGCCAATGGCGAGCAGCGCCTGGTGAAGGCCAGGGACATCGCTGCCGATCCGCTGCGCGCCGAGTTGTCAAAACAGCTGCGGATGGGCAAGAGCGGCAATGTCGAGGCCGGCGGCAAGAAGCTGTTCCTCAACGTCTACGCGCCGACCGCAAAGCTCGTGATCATCGGCGCGGTTCACATCAGCCAGGCGCTGGCGCCGCTGGCGCGCTCGCTCGACTACGACGTCACCGTGGTCGATCCGCGCACGGCGTTCGCGAGCCCCGAGCGCTTCCCCGACGTGCCGCTGATCGCCGAATGGCCCGACGTCGCGCTGCCGCCGCTCAATGTCGATCACTACACGGCGTTCGTCGCGGTGACGCATGATCCGAAGATCGACGATCCGGCGCTGCTGCATGCCTTCGATCGCGACTGCTTCTATATCGGCGCGCTCGGCTCGCGGAAGACCCACGCCAAGCGCGGCGAGCGGCTGCGCGCGCAGGGCGCGAAAGACAGCGATATCGGGCGGATCCACGCGCCAATCGGCCTCGACATCGGCGCGGTGTCGCCGGCGGAGATCGCGGTCGCGATCATGGCCGAGATCACCGCGCAGCTCAGACTGCCTCCCAAAGAAAAAGAAGAAGCGGCATGA
- a CDS encoding XdhC family protein, which produces MLNRDEDILQAAETWQKQGHGVALATVVETWGSAPRPAGSSLVINDDGTFLGSVSGGCVEGAVVTEALDVITSGQPKMLEFGVADETAWNVGLSCGGTIRVFVEKVG; this is translated from the coding sequence ATGCTGAACCGCGACGAAGACATCCTGCAGGCCGCCGAGACCTGGCAGAAGCAGGGCCACGGCGTGGCACTGGCCACCGTGGTCGAGACCTGGGGCTCGGCGCCGCGCCCGGCCGGCTCCAGCCTCGTCATCAATGATGACGGCACGTTCTTAGGGAGCGTCTCCGGCGGCTGCGTCGAGGGCGCCGTGGTCACCGAGGCGCTCGACGTGATCACGAGCGGGCAACCCAAGATGCTGGAATTCGGCGTCGCCGACGAGACCGCCTGGAATGTCGGCCTGTCCTGCGGCGGCACTATCCGCGTCTTCGTCGAGAAGGTCGGCTAG
- a CDS encoding vWA domain-containing protein, which produces MPINHLDPPTGHMADNVIGFARALRAAGLPVGPGSVIDALNALQLIEVGNRADFYATLQAIFVKRHEHALIFRQAFELFFRAAEEWKSMLDSVPLPDHAKKKPPPASRRVQEALAQPATREERPQAQEQELKLSVSDKEVLQKKDFAQMTAAEIAEVVREIALMRLPQAELVTRRYQPDARGLRLDMRRTIRSSLRTGGEIIDIRKLGRIEKPAPIVALLDISGSMSEYTRLFLHFLHAITDARKRVSVFLFGTRLTNVTRALRQRDPDEALAHCSSSVEDWAGGTRIATSLHSFNQLWARRVLGQGAIVLLISDGLEREADAKLAFEMDRLHRSCRRLIWLNPLLRYSGFEAKAQGIKMMLPHVDEFRPVHNLTSIKGLIQALSSAPPAHHRSLIRSVA; this is translated from the coding sequence ATGCCGATCAACCACCTCGATCCGCCGACCGGCCACATGGCCGACAACGTGATCGGCTTCGCCCGTGCCTTGCGCGCGGCCGGGCTGCCCGTCGGCCCGGGCTCGGTGATCGATGCGCTCAATGCGCTGCAGCTGATCGAGGTCGGCAACCGCGCCGATTTCTACGCCACGCTGCAGGCGATCTTCGTCAAGCGCCACGAGCATGCGCTGATCTTCCGCCAGGCCTTCGAGCTGTTCTTCCGCGCCGCCGAGGAGTGGAAGAGCATGCTGGATTCGGTGCCGCTGCCCGACCATGCCAAGAAGAAGCCGCCGCCGGCCTCGCGCCGGGTCCAGGAGGCCCTGGCGCAACCCGCAACGCGTGAAGAGCGCCCGCAGGCCCAGGAGCAGGAGCTGAAACTCTCGGTCTCCGACAAGGAGGTGCTGCAGAAGAAGGACTTTGCGCAGATGACCGCGGCCGAGATCGCCGAGGTCGTCAGGGAGATCGCGCTGATGCGGCTGCCGCAGGCCGAGCTCGTTACCCGCCGCTACCAGCCCGATGCGCGCGGCCTGCGGCTTGACATGCGCCGCACGATCCGCTCCTCGCTGCGCACCGGCGGCGAGATCATCGATATCAGGAAGCTTGGCCGGATCGAGAAGCCGGCGCCGATCGTGGCGCTGCTCGACATCTCCGGCTCGATGAGCGAGTACACCCGCCTGTTCCTGCATTTCCTGCATGCCATCACCGACGCCCGCAAACGGGTCTCGGTGTTCCTGTTCGGCACCCGCCTGACCAATGTGACGCGCGCATTACGGCAGCGTGATCCCGACGAGGCGCTGGCGCACTGCTCGTCCTCGGTCGAGGACTGGGCCGGCGGGACGCGGATCGCGACCTCGCTGCACTCCTTCAACCAGCTCTGGGCCCGCCGGGTGCTCGGCCAGGGCGCCATCGTGCTCCTTATATCCGATGGACTGGAACGGGAGGCGGATGCCAAACTGGCGTTCGAGATGGACCGGCTGCACCGCTCCTGCCGCCGCCTGATCTGGCTCAATCCGCTGCTGCGCTATTCCGGCTTCGAGGCCAAGGCGCAGGGCATCAAAATGATGCTGCCCCACGTTGACGAATTTCGTCCGGTGCATAATTTGACATCCATCAAGGGGTTGATCCAGGCGCTGTCGTCCGCGCCGCCCGCGCACCACCGCAGCCTGATCCGCTCCGTAGCCTGA
- a CDS encoding AAA family ATPase produces MSASALPTSVDALLELLTARGYLAERSLATVTYLALRMGRPLFLEGEAGVGKTEIAKVLSAALGRKLIRLQCYEGLDVASAVYEWSSAAQMIAIRLAEASGETDRDQLASDIFAERFLIKRPLLQALEPDVAGPPVLLIDELDRADEAFEAYLLEILSDFQVTIPELGTVKAPAPPIVIITSNRTREIHDALKRRCLYHWVDYPAAERELAIVKSRVPNISAKLSQQVVRFVQALRNQDFYKSPGVAETIDWATALSELDARSLTPQVVGDTLGALLKYQDDIARMQGDALQKTLKEATSD; encoded by the coding sequence ATGAGTGCATCGGCGTTACCTACCTCCGTCGATGCGCTGCTGGAGCTGTTGACCGCGCGCGGCTATCTCGCCGAACGGTCGCTTGCGACCGTGACCTATCTCGCGCTCCGGATGGGCCGGCCGCTGTTCCTGGAAGGCGAGGCCGGCGTCGGCAAGACCGAGATCGCCAAGGTGCTGTCGGCGGCGCTCGGGCGCAAGCTGATCCGCCTGCAATGCTATGAGGGGCTCGACGTTGCGTCGGCCGTCTACGAGTGGAGCAGCGCGGCGCAGATGATCGCGATCCGGCTGGCGGAAGCGTCCGGCGAAACCGACCGCGACCAGCTCGCCAGCGACATCTTCGCCGAGCGCTTCCTGATCAAGCGGCCGCTGTTGCAGGCGCTCGAGCCCGATGTCGCAGGTCCCCCGGTGCTGCTGATCGACGAGCTCGACCGTGCCGACGAGGCGTTCGAGGCGTATCTCCTCGAAATCCTCAGCGACTTCCAGGTCACCATCCCCGAGCTCGGCACGGTGAAGGCGCCGGCGCCGCCGATCGTGATCATCACCTCGAACCGCACCCGCGAGATCCACGACGCGCTGAAGCGGCGTTGTCTGTATCACTGGGTGGATTATCCCGCCGCCGAGCGCGAGCTTGCGATCGTCAAGTCGCGGGTGCCGAACATTTCCGCAAAGCTGTCGCAGCAGGTCGTGCGCTTCGTGCAGGCACTGCGCAACCAGGATTTCTACAAGTCGCCGGGGGTGGCCGAGACCATCGACTGGGCGACCGCGCTCTCCGAGCTCGACGCCCGCTCGCTGACCCCGCAGGTGGTCGGCGACACCCTGGGCGCGCTGCTGAAGTACCAGGACGACATCGCGCGCATGCAGGGCGATGCGTTGCAGAAGACATTGAAGGAAGCGACGAGCGACTAG
- a CDS encoding FAD binding domain-containing protein yields the protein MYEFKYHRPGTVRQAANLLVKNEEAKLIAGGHTLVPVMKQRLASPPHLVDLSHIEGLDTIEMKGRALVIGATAKHADVASSAVVGEAIPALAELAGLIGDPAVRHRGTIGGSLANNDPTADYPAAVLALGATIVTNKRRLKAEEYFQGLFTTALEADEIITKVMFPLPKKAAYVKFRNQASRYALVGVFVAKRPSDVRVAVTGAGSDGVFRVAAFEEALKKRFSHKVLDGMTVPAEGLNSDLHGSAEYRAHLIGVLARRAVEAATAKD from the coding sequence ATGTACGAATTCAAATATCATCGTCCCGGCACCGTGCGGCAGGCCGCCAATCTGCTGGTCAAGAACGAGGAGGCCAAGCTGATCGCCGGCGGCCACACGCTGGTGCCGGTCATGAAGCAGCGGCTGGCGAGCCCGCCGCATCTGGTCGACCTGTCCCATATCGAAGGCCTCGACACCATCGAGATGAAGGGCCGCGCGCTGGTGATCGGCGCCACTGCCAAGCATGCCGACGTCGCGAGCTCAGCGGTCGTGGGCGAAGCGATCCCGGCGCTCGCCGAGCTCGCCGGCCTGATCGGCGATCCCGCGGTGCGCCACCGCGGCACCATCGGCGGCTCGCTCGCCAACAACGACCCGACCGCCGACTATCCGGCCGCGGTGCTGGCGCTGGGCGCGACCATCGTCACCAACAAGCGGCGGCTGAAGGCCGAGGAGTATTTCCAGGGCCTGTTCACGACCGCGCTCGAAGCCGACGAAATCATCACCAAGGTGATGTTCCCGCTGCCGAAGAAGGCGGCCTATGTGAAATTCCGCAACCAGGCCTCGCGCTACGCGCTGGTCGGCGTGTTCGTCGCCAAGCGTCCCTCGGACGTGCGGGTCGCGGTGACCGGCGCCGGCTCCGACGGCGTGTTCCGTGTCGCCGCGTTCGAGGAGGCCCTGAAAAAGCGCTTCTCGCACAAGGTGCTCGACGGCATGACCGTTCCGGCCGAGGGGCTGAACAGCGATTTGCATGGCAGTGCTGAATACCGCGCGCATCTGATCGGCGTTCTGGCGCGCCGGGCGGTGGAAGCCGCGACCGCCAAGGACTAG
- a CDS encoding (2Fe-2S)-binding protein → MAKISMIVNGNPVNANVDPRTLLVQFLRENLRLTGTHVGCDTSQCGACVVHLDGKAVKSCTTLAVMADGHEVKTIEGLAADGAPLHPMQEAFREHHGLQCGFCTPGMIMTAVDLVHRKGHDLTDEVIREELEGNLCRCTGYQNIVASIAAGAKAMAKSDLA, encoded by the coding sequence ATGGCCAAGATTTCAATGATCGTGAACGGCAACCCCGTGAACGCGAATGTCGACCCCCGTACCCTTCTGGTCCAGTTTCTGCGCGAAAACCTGCGGCTGACCGGTACCCATGTCGGCTGCGACACCTCGCAATGCGGCGCCTGCGTCGTGCATCTCGACGGCAAGGCGGTGAAGTCCTGCACCACGCTTGCCGTGATGGCCGACGGCCACGAGGTCAAGACCATCGAGGGGCTGGCCGCGGACGGCGCGCCGCTGCATCCGATGCAGGAGGCCTTCCGCGAGCATCACGGCCTGCAATGCGGCTTCTGTACGCCGGGCATGATCATGACCGCGGTCGACCTGGTGCATCGCAAGGGCCACGATCTCACCGACGAGGTGATCCGCGAGGAGCTGGAAGGCAATCTCTGCCGCTGCACCGGCTACCAGAACATCGTCGCTTCGATCGCCGCCGGCGCGAAGGCCATGGCCAAGTCGGACCTCGCCTAA
- a CDS encoding SRPBCC family protein has protein sequence MAMTMTGEVQLAASRQAVWDKLNDPEVLKACIPGCEELEKTDDHGFRATAKMKVGPVSARFKGKVTLSDLDPPNGYKISGEGEGGVAGFAKGGATVGLADKDGGTLLSYNVEAQIGGKLAQLGQRLINGAAKKLADEFFANFAKAVQG, from the coding sequence ATGGCGATGACGATGACCGGCGAAGTCCAGCTTGCGGCGTCGCGCCAGGCGGTGTGGGACAAGCTCAACGATCCCGAGGTGCTGAAGGCCTGCATCCCCGGCTGCGAGGAGCTGGAGAAGACCGACGACCATGGCTTCCGTGCCACCGCGAAAATGAAGGTCGGGCCGGTCTCGGCCCGCTTCAAGGGCAAGGTCACCTTGAGCGATCTCGACCCGCCGAACGGCTACAAGATCTCCGGCGAGGGCGAGGGCGGCGTTGCCGGTTTCGCCAAGGGCGGCGCCACCGTCGGGCTTGCCGACAAGGATGGCGGCACGCTGCTCAGCTACAATGTCGAGGCGCAGATCGGCGGCAAGCTCGCCCAGCTCGGCCAGCGCCTGATCAACGGTGCCGCCAAGAAACTGGCCGACGAGTTCTTTGCCAATTTCGCCAAAGCCGTGCAGGGCTAG
- a CDS encoding 3-carboxy-cis,cis-muconate cycloisomerase encodes MSTALSPLLAPMLSSPAMRAACDDAATLQHMLDFEAALARAEAACGVIPGVAAGPIGAACAAESFDQSALAEAATRSGNLAIPLVKALTAKVAKADAAAARYVHWGATSQDVIDTATMLSLRRAIDTLLADLDRAVAGFAKLARAHRDTAMVARTWLQHALPMPFGLKLAEYAAALHRSRKRLQRLRRETLALQFGGAAGTLAALGDKGLAVAERLAKELDLPLPEAPWHTHRDRIAEAASVLAITAGSCGKIARDVSLMMQTDVAEAFEPAGQGRGGSSTMPHKRNPVAAASALGAATMAPNLAATIFAAQVQDHERSAGPWHAEWPTLPALMLVTSGALAAIVDLAEGLEVDAARMRVNLEATGGLIMAEAVTFALAETIGKSAAHHLIETASKQAVAEKKHLRDVLAADAKVTAHLDAGAIAELFEPMAYQGASQALIDRLLASLNDK; translated from the coding sequence ATGAGCACAGCCCTCTCTCCCCTGCTTGCGCCGATGCTATCGAGCCCCGCGATGCGCGCGGCGTGCGACGATGCGGCCACCTTGCAGCACATGCTGGATTTCGAGGCCGCGCTGGCCCGGGCCGAGGCCGCCTGTGGCGTGATTCCGGGCGTGGCCGCGGGCCCGATCGGCGCCGCCTGCGCGGCCGAATCATTCGACCAGTCCGCGCTGGCGGAGGCCGCGACGCGATCCGGCAATCTGGCCATCCCATTGGTCAAGGCGCTGACCGCCAAGGTCGCGAAGGCCGATGCGGCGGCCGCCCGCTATGTGCATTGGGGCGCCACCAGCCAGGACGTGATCGACACCGCGACGATGCTGAGCCTGCGCAGGGCCATCGACACCTTGCTCGCCGACCTCGACCGCGCCGTCGCGGGCTTTGCAAAATTGGCGCGGGCGCATCGCGACACCGCCATGGTCGCACGCACCTGGCTGCAGCACGCGCTGCCGATGCCGTTCGGGCTGAAGCTCGCCGAATATGCCGCCGCGCTGCATCGCTCCCGCAAGCGGCTGCAGCGCCTGCGCCGCGAGACGCTGGCGCTGCAATTCGGCGGCGCCGCCGGCACGCTGGCCGCGCTCGGCGACAAGGGCCTGGCGGTCGCCGAGCGCCTCGCCAAGGAGCTGGACCTGCCGCTGCCCGAAGCGCCCTGGCACACCCATCGCGACCGCATCGCGGAGGCGGCATCGGTGTTGGCGATCACGGCCGGCAGCTGCGGCAAGATCGCGCGCGACGTCTCGCTGATGATGCAGACCGACGTCGCCGAGGCCTTCGAGCCGGCCGGCCAGGGCCGCGGCGGCTCCTCGACCATGCCGCACAAGCGCAATCCGGTGGCCGCGGCGAGCGCGCTCGGCGCAGCCACGATGGCCCCGAACCTCGCCGCCACGATCTTCGCCGCCCAGGTGCAGGACCACGAGCGCAGTGCCGGGCCCTGGCACGCCGAGTGGCCGACATTGCCCGCCCTGATGCTGGTGACGTCAGGCGCGCTCGCCGCCATCGTCGACCTCGCCGAGGGGCTGGAGGTCGATGCCGCGCGGATGCGCGTCAATCTCGAGGCGACCGGCGGACTGATCATGGCGGAAGCCGTGACCTTCGCGCTCGCCGAGACAATCGGCAAGAGCGCCGCACACCATCTGATCGAAACCGCCAGCAAGCAGGCGGTCGCCGAGAAGAAGCATTTGCGCGACGTGCTGGCGGCGGATGCGAAGGTCACCGCGCATCTCGATGCCGGCGCAATCGCTGAATTGTTCGAGCCGATGGCCTATCAGGGCGCCTCGCAGGCGCTGATCGACCGACTATTGGCATCGCTGAACGACAAATAG
- the pcaD gene encoding 3-oxoadipate enol-lactonase, giving the protein MPMIDADGCLLNVQVDGRDGGPTLMLSNSLGCTMKMWEPQMPALTQLFRVIRYDRRGHGKSGVPAGPYSMERFGRDVLAILDDLNIAKAHWCGLSMGGMVGQWLGANAPERFGKLILANTSCYYPDPANWLNRIKAVKEGGIAAVADTVIAGWLTADFREREPQTTANMKAMLLASPVQGYLACCEALSTLDQRALLGRIKSPTLVIAGRQDMATPVSSGEMIRSLIPGASMTLLDAAHISNIEQSHAFTEAVVGFLTQR; this is encoded by the coding sequence ATGCCCATGATCGACGCCGACGGATGCCTGCTCAACGTCCAGGTCGACGGCCGCGATGGCGGCCCGACCCTGATGCTGTCGAACTCGCTCGGCTGCACGATGAAAATGTGGGAGCCGCAGATGCCGGCGCTGACACAACTGTTCCGCGTCATCCGCTACGACCGCCGCGGCCACGGCAAATCCGGCGTGCCGGCTGGCCCCTATTCGATGGAACGGTTCGGCCGCGACGTGCTCGCGATCCTCGACGACCTCAACATCGCGAAGGCGCATTGGTGCGGCCTGTCGATGGGCGGCATGGTCGGGCAATGGCTAGGGGCCAACGCGCCGGAGCGCTTCGGCAAGCTGATCCTCGCCAACACGTCCTGCTACTATCCCGACCCGGCCAACTGGCTGAACCGCATCAAGGCCGTGAAGGAAGGCGGCATCGCCGCCGTCGCCGACACCGTGATCGCGGGCTGGCTGACCGCTGACTTCCGCGAGCGCGAGCCGCAAACCACCGCCAATATGAAGGCGATGCTGCTGGCCTCGCCGGTGCAGGGCTATCTCGCCTGCTGCGAGGCGCTGTCGACGCTCGACCAACGCGCGCTGCTGGGAAGAATCAAGAGCCCGACGCTCGTGATCGCCGGACGCCAAGACATGGCGACGCCGGTGTCTTCAGGCGAAATGATCCGTAGCCTCATCCCCGGCGCCAGCATGACGCTGCTCGACGCCGCCCACATCTCCAATATCGAGCAGTCCCACGCCTTCACCGAAGCCGTGGTCGGCTTTCTGACGCAGCGCTGA
- a CDS encoding transcriptional regulator: MAKTRSFRELVQGQVKSDRKFAEALLREGVDAMLSGDVETGKTILRDYIKATVGFEKLAAATDTPPKSLIRMFGPRGNPQAKNLFGVIGYLQKQAGVQLHVASR; the protein is encoded by the coding sequence ATGGCAAAGACCAGGAGCTTCAGGGAGCTTGTCCAGGGGCAGGTCAAGAGCGACCGGAAGTTCGCCGAGGCGCTGCTGCGTGAAGGCGTCGATGCGATGCTGTCGGGCGACGTCGAGACGGGGAAGACGATCCTTCGCGACTATATCAAGGCCACCGTCGGTTTTGAAAAGCTGGCGGCGGCGACCGACACACCGCCGAAGAGCCTGATCCGCATGTTCGGACCGCGCGGCAACCCGCAAGCCAAAAATCTGTTCGGCGTGATCGGTTATCTGCAGAAGCAGGCGGGAGTGCAGCTTCACGTCGCGTCGCGCTAG